In Paraburkholderia terrae, a genomic segment contains:
- a CDS encoding LysR substrate-binding domain-containing protein encodes MRIPPLKAIIAFESVARTRSVNRAADELGLTASAVSHQLSNLESIIGQPLFQRSGRGLVLTPTGERYLSDVTGSLADLSRATERASSRTEVDILRVHSSPSFGLMWLMPRLSSFQEANDDIQLNLACSYENVSFSNGFYDIDVRHGYGNWSNVEVKTVRGEFIAPLASPAYLARHPVNKPEDLLAHRLIYSESPLVQWKQWFGRTGVSAAHKTFDFSFDRSYMSLETAALGLGIALESVMLASVKIRQGLLVPVFDDSYAVEVGAHHLVYPAQNAELPRVARFLAWIEREAATEHPRQS; translated from the coding sequence ATGCGTATTCCACCGCTCAAGGCGATCATCGCGTTCGAAAGTGTCGCCCGAACCCGGAGCGTGAATCGCGCGGCTGATGAGCTGGGTTTGACGGCATCCGCCGTCAGCCATCAGTTGAGCAACCTCGAGTCGATCATCGGGCAGCCGCTCTTCCAGCGCTCGGGTCGCGGTCTCGTGCTGACGCCGACGGGCGAGCGCTATCTGTCCGACGTAACGGGTTCGCTCGCGGATCTGAGCCGCGCCACCGAGCGCGCGTCCAGCCGCACCGAGGTCGACATCCTGCGCGTGCATTCGAGCCCGAGCTTCGGCCTCATGTGGCTGATGCCGAGGCTATCGTCGTTTCAGGAAGCGAACGACGACATCCAGTTGAACCTCGCGTGTTCGTACGAGAATGTCTCGTTCTCGAATGGCTTCTACGATATCGACGTGCGCCACGGCTACGGCAACTGGAGCAACGTCGAAGTGAAGACCGTGCGCGGCGAGTTCATTGCACCGCTCGCTTCTCCCGCGTACCTTGCGCGTCATCCCGTGAACAAGCCTGAGGATTTGTTGGCGCACCGGCTGATCTATTCGGAGTCGCCGCTCGTGCAATGGAAACAATGGTTCGGCAGAACAGGCGTATCCGCAGCGCACAAAACCTTCGATTTCTCGTTCGACCGCTCGTACATGTCGCTAGAAACGGCGGCGCTCGGCCTGGGCATCGCGCTCGAAAGCGTGATGCTGGCGTCGGTGAAGATTCGCCAAGGCTTGCTGGTGCCCGTTTTCGATGACAGCTATGCCGTCGAAGTCGGCGCGCATCACCTCGTCTATCCGGCGCAAAACGCCGAGCTGCCACGCGTGGCGCGCTTTCTCGCGTGGATCGAGCGCGAGGCCGCTACGGAGCATCCGCGCCAGTCGTAG
- a CDS encoding SDR family NAD(P)-dependent oxidoreductase: MLLENRIVIVTGAASPRGIGRATANALVAQGARVVILDLRKEDAEAAAADLGAGHLGLACNVTDKDACVAAARITLERYGRIDGLVNNAGITQPVRTMDITGKDFDAIVDVNLRGTLYMSQAVIPAMQEQNGGSIVCMSSVSAQRGGGIFGGPHYSAAKAGVLGLAKAMAREFGPNRIRINSITPGLIQTDITGDKLTPTMREDIIKGIPLGRLGDAADVANACLFLLSDLSTYLTGITLDVNGGMLIH; the protein is encoded by the coding sequence ATGCTGCTCGAGAACAGGATCGTCATCGTAACGGGCGCGGCCTCGCCGCGAGGCATCGGCAGGGCGACGGCCAACGCACTCGTTGCGCAGGGCGCGCGCGTCGTGATCCTCGATCTGCGCAAGGAAGATGCGGAAGCCGCCGCCGCCGACCTCGGCGCCGGGCACCTCGGCCTTGCCTGCAACGTCACTGACAAAGACGCCTGCGTCGCCGCCGCGCGCATCACGCTCGAACGCTATGGCCGCATCGACGGACTCGTGAACAACGCTGGCATCACGCAGCCGGTTCGCACGATGGACATCACAGGCAAGGACTTCGACGCGATCGTCGACGTGAATCTGCGCGGCACGCTGTACATGTCGCAAGCGGTGATTCCGGCGATGCAGGAACAGAACGGCGGCAGCATCGTCTGCATGTCGTCAGTGTCCGCGCAACGCGGCGGCGGAATCTTCGGCGGTCCGCACTATAGCGCGGCGAAAGCGGGCGTGCTGGGCCTCGCGAAAGCGATGGCGCGCGAATTCGGCCCGAACCGCATCCGCATCAATTCGATCACGCCGGGCCTGATCCAGACCGACATCACGGGCGACAAGCTGACGCCCACGATGCGTGAAGACATCATCAAGGGCATTCCGCTCGGCCGGCTAGGCGATGCCGCCGATGTCGCCAACGCGTGCCTGTTCCTCTTGAGCGATCTGTCGACCTACCTGACGGGCATCACGCTCGACGTCAATGGCGGGATGCTGATCCACTGA
- a CDS encoding MFS transporter, producing the protein MKAKYTTSPVTGDVLPRNDSQTFEAKTYAKVGRRLIPFLMLCYLGAYLDRVNVGFAKLQMLSDLRFSETVYGMGAGIFFLGYFLFEVPSNVILHRVGARRWLARIMLTWAVISASFVFVKSPTAFYALRFLLGVAEAGFAPGVILYLTYWFPSERRAKALSLFFMAIPLAGMIGGPLSGWIMHSLQGAMSMSGWKWLFLLEALPSLVLGFAILLYLDDGIKQAKWLNDSEKALLARNVAADAEHKTAHVSIRAFIGDRRLWLMASIYFCVVLGQYGLTFWLPTIIRKAGVADPLWVGAFTAIPYLCAIIALPLVGMSADRRRERRFHLAIPMLVAAAGFATLPMLGSVGASIVCLSIAAAGILASSSQFWSLPTALLGGMSAAAGIAAVNCFANLAGFFSPAIVGWLNDLTGKSTAGLIFISVAVTLGAALVFLVPARSVNR; encoded by the coding sequence ATGAAAGCGAAGTACACCACGTCCCCGGTTACGGGTGATGTACTGCCGCGCAACGATTCGCAGACTTTTGAAGCGAAGACGTACGCAAAGGTCGGCCGCCGGCTGATCCCCTTTCTGATGCTGTGCTATCTCGGCGCCTATCTGGACCGGGTCAACGTGGGCTTTGCGAAGCTGCAGATGCTCAGTGATCTGCGTTTCAGCGAAACCGTCTATGGCATGGGTGCGGGCATTTTCTTTCTTGGCTACTTCCTGTTCGAAGTGCCGAGCAATGTGATCCTGCACCGCGTCGGCGCGCGCCGATGGCTTGCGCGCATCATGCTGACGTGGGCCGTCATCTCGGCGAGCTTCGTGTTCGTCAAGTCACCGACGGCCTTCTACGCGCTGCGGTTTTTACTCGGCGTCGCGGAAGCGGGCTTTGCGCCCGGCGTGATTCTCTATCTCACGTACTGGTTTCCGTCCGAGCGCCGCGCGAAGGCACTGTCGCTGTTCTTCATGGCGATACCGCTTGCAGGCATGATCGGCGGCCCGCTGTCGGGCTGGATCATGCACTCGCTGCAAGGCGCGATGTCGATGTCCGGCTGGAAGTGGCTGTTCCTGCTCGAAGCCTTGCCGTCGCTCGTACTCGGCTTCGCGATCCTGCTGTATCTCGACGATGGTATCAAGCAGGCGAAGTGGCTGAATGATTCCGAAAAAGCGCTGCTCGCACGCAACGTCGCCGCCGATGCCGAACATAAAACGGCGCACGTCTCGATCCGCGCGTTCATCGGCGACCGCCGCTTGTGGCTGATGGCCTCCATCTACTTCTGCGTCGTGCTGGGGCAATACGGCCTGACCTTCTGGCTGCCTACCATCATCCGCAAGGCAGGTGTCGCCGATCCGCTGTGGGTGGGCGCGTTCACGGCCATTCCGTATCTGTGCGCAATCATCGCGTTGCCGCTGGTCGGCATGAGCGCGGACCGTCGACGCGAGCGCCGCTTTCACCTCGCCATTCCGATGCTGGTCGCCGCTGCAGGCTTTGCGACCTTGCCGATGCTCGGCAGCGTGGGGGCGTCGATCGTCTGTCTGAGCATTGCGGCTGCGGGCATTCTCGCGTCGTCGTCGCAGTTCTGGTCGCTGCCGACAGCCTTGCTGGGCGGCATGTCGGCGGCAGCGGGCATCGCCGCCGTGAACTGCTTCGCCAACCTGGCGGGCTTCTTCTCCCCGGCGATCGTCGGCTGGCTGAACGATCTGACGGGCAAGTCTACGGCCGGGCTGATCTTCATCTCTGTCGCGGTCACGCTTGGCGCAGCGCTCGTTTTTCTGGTGCCTGCCCGATCCGTCAACCGCTAA
- a CDS encoding transketolase — translation MDTDTVNGTVTLAERAYRIRRNALLMGEVQGQGYIGQALDIADALAVAYFGAMRYRPEDPEWEGRDRFLLSNGHYAIALYAALFEAGILPADELETYGSDESRLPMSGMASYTPGMEMSGGSLGHGLTIAVGRCLGLKRKNSEAFVYTLFSDGELDEGSIWEGLMSAAHWKLDNLIAIVDVNNQQADGPSTQIMAFEPLVEKLEAFGWYTQRVNGNDIDAVKQAFDNARTHDKPQPRIIVCDTKMGCGVPFLEEREKNHFIRVDAHEWQLALEALKAGRQA, via the coding sequence ATGGACACTGATACCGTCAACGGTACGGTCACGCTCGCCGAGCGCGCCTACCGTATCCGCCGCAACGCGCTGCTGATGGGCGAAGTACAAGGCCAGGGCTATATCGGCCAGGCGCTCGACATTGCCGACGCACTCGCCGTCGCCTACTTCGGCGCCATGCGCTACCGCCCCGAAGACCCCGAATGGGAAGGCCGCGACCGCTTCCTGCTGTCGAACGGTCACTACGCGATTGCGCTGTACGCCGCGCTCTTCGAAGCCGGCATCCTGCCCGCCGATGAACTCGAAACCTATGGCAGCGATGAAAGCCGTCTGCCCATGTCCGGCATGGCGAGCTACACACCCGGCATGGAGATGTCGGGCGGCTCGCTCGGCCACGGTCTGACGATTGCCGTCGGCCGTTGCCTGGGACTGAAGCGCAAGAACTCGGAGGCCTTCGTCTATACGCTCTTCTCCGATGGCGAACTCGACGAAGGCTCGATCTGGGAAGGCCTTATGTCCGCCGCGCACTGGAAGCTCGACAACCTGATCGCCATCGTCGACGTGAACAACCAGCAGGCCGATGGCCCATCGACGCAGATCATGGCCTTCGAGCCGCTCGTCGAAAAGCTCGAAGCATTCGGCTGGTACACGCAACGCGTGAACGGCAACGACATCGATGCCGTCAAGCAGGCGTTCGACAATGCCCGCACTCACGACAAGCCGCAGCCGCGCATCATCGTCTGCGATACGAAGATGGGCTGCGGCGTGCCATTCCTCGAAGAACGCGAGAAAAACCATTTCATCCGCGTCGATGCGCACGAGTGGCAACTCGCGCTCGAAGCACTCAAAGCAGGGAGACAAGCATGA
- a CDS encoding transketolase family protein — MSTVAKKPKLKTSAMIASIAGEGQVTRSAPFGHALVELARSKSNVIGMTADLGKYTDLHIFGKEFPDRYYQMGMAEQLLMGAAAGFAHEGAQPFVTTYAVFATRRAYDFIHQAIAEDNLDVKIVAALPGLTTGYGPSHQAAEDLALMRAMPNMTVIDPCDALDIEQMVPAIAAHKGPVYARLLRGNVPAVLDEYDYKFELGKAKLLRDGNDVLLISSGIMTMRSLEVAKALEADNIGVGVLHVPTIKPLDTATILREAKRSGRMVIVAENHTVIGGLGEAVARTLLGAGVTPPFRQIALPDEFLAAGALPTLHDRYGISTDTMAASIKTWLG; from the coding sequence ATGAGCACCGTCGCTAAAAAGCCCAAGCTGAAAACGTCCGCGATGATCGCGTCGATCGCGGGTGAAGGTCAGGTAACCCGTTCCGCGCCGTTCGGCCACGCACTTGTTGAACTTGCACGCTCGAAGAGCAACGTGATCGGTATGACGGCCGATCTCGGCAAGTACACCGACCTGCACATCTTCGGTAAAGAGTTTCCCGATCGGTACTACCAGATGGGCATGGCCGAACAGTTGCTAATGGGCGCAGCGGCAGGTTTCGCGCATGAAGGCGCACAGCCCTTTGTCACGACCTACGCGGTGTTCGCCACGCGTCGCGCCTACGACTTCATCCATCAGGCGATCGCCGAAGACAACCTCGACGTGAAGATCGTCGCCGCACTGCCCGGTCTCACGACAGGCTACGGCCCGAGCCACCAGGCCGCCGAAGACCTCGCGCTGATGCGCGCGATGCCGAACATGACGGTGATCGATCCGTGCGATGCGCTCGATATCGAGCAGATGGTGCCCGCGATCGCCGCTCACAAAGGCCCCGTCTACGCACGCCTGTTGCGTGGCAACGTGCCCGCCGTGCTCGATGAATACGACTACAAGTTCGAACTCGGCAAGGCGAAGCTGCTGCGCGACGGCAACGACGTGCTGCTGATCTCGTCGGGGATCATGACGATGCGTTCTCTGGAAGTGGCCAAGGCGCTGGAGGCGGACAACATCGGCGTCGGCGTGCTGCACGTGCCGACCATCAAGCCGCTCGATACGGCGACGATCCTGCGCGAAGCAAAGCGCTCGGGACGGATGGTGATCGTCGCGGAGAACCATACGGTGATTGGTGGTCTTGGCGAAGCGGTGGCGCGCACGCTGCTGGGCGCGGGCGTGACGCCGCCGTTCCGCCAGATTGCACTGCCCGACGAGTTCCTCGCCGCCGGCGCCCTGCCGACGCTGCACGACCGTTATGGCATCTCGACCGACACCATGGCCGCCAGTATCAAGACGTGGCTCGGGTAA
- a CDS encoding LysR family transcriptional regulator codes for MFDWEDLRHFVAFSQEQSLAKAARHLKVDHATVARRIASLEQSLELKLVDRRPRAYVLTTDGERIAERGRRMQEESFAVERMSVGGQEVVSGEVVISAPPSMSSSVIAPHLGKLRVQHPALRVRLIADTRNVSLIRREADIAVRLSRPTEADLVARKIGVVPFAFYASPDYLASHAPEDYEFIGYDDSLDGSAQQIWLDTQAKSRPVVLRSNSLDVQAAAARAGVGVAILPYFLGDWDESLSIVEGPGQPLQREIWLSIHNDLRHAPAIRSVMQFIASCFPGNG; via the coding sequence ATGTTCGACTGGGAGGATTTACGCCACTTCGTTGCGTTCAGTCAGGAACAATCGCTCGCGAAAGCCGCACGGCATCTGAAGGTCGATCATGCGACCGTCGCGCGCAGAATCGCGTCGCTCGAACAGTCCCTCGAACTGAAGCTGGTTGATCGCCGCCCACGCGCCTATGTGCTGACGACGGACGGCGAACGTATCGCCGAACGTGGCCGGCGCATGCAGGAAGAGTCGTTTGCCGTGGAGCGGATGTCGGTCGGCGGACAGGAAGTCGTGAGCGGCGAGGTGGTGATCAGCGCGCCCCCGTCGATGTCGAGCAGTGTCATTGCACCTCACTTAGGCAAGCTGCGCGTGCAGCATCCAGCGCTGCGCGTCCGCCTGATCGCCGACACACGCAATGTGTCGTTGATACGAAGGGAAGCGGATATTGCCGTTCGCCTGAGCCGGCCAACCGAGGCCGATCTCGTCGCGCGCAAGATCGGCGTGGTTCCGTTCGCGTTTTACGCGTCACCGGACTATCTGGCGTCTCATGCGCCCGAAGACTACGAATTCATCGGATATGACGATAGTCTCGACGGCTCCGCTCAACAGATCTGGCTGGACACGCAGGCGAAGTCACGTCCCGTCGTTCTGCGCAGCAATAGTCTCGACGTGCAGGCAGCCGCCGCGCGGGCGGGTGTCGGGGTGGCCATCTTGCCCTACTTCCTCGGGGATTGGGACGAGAGTCTGAGCATCGTCGAAGGGCCGGGCCAGCCATTGCAGCGCGAGATATGGCTCTCCATTCACAACGATCTGCGGCACGCTCCGGCGATCCGCAGTGTCATGCAGTTCATTGCAAGCTGCTTTCCTGGCAACGGATAA
- a CDS encoding DUF4148 domain-containing protein, with protein MKRFLIPAMIAGAIVSSSVFAEPATHGKTREEVRAELVQAREAGAFDAPDATYPTAQLRAAAALQNANTNAGNAGTSSVGGAVTGRSESGRRTVTAPEARDSIYFGQ; from the coding sequence ATGAAACGCTTTCTGATCCCAGCCATGATTGCCGGCGCAATCGTATCGTCGTCTGTGTTCGCCGAACCGGCCACGCACGGTAAGACCCGCGAAGAAGTTCGGGCCGAACTCGTTCAGGCCCGCGAAGCAGGCGCGTTCGACGCGCCCGATGCCACCTACCCCACCGCTCAACTGCGCGCAGCCGCCGCGCTGCAGAACGCCAACACGAACGCCGGGAACGCGGGCACCTCTTCCGTGGGCGGCGCCGTGACGGGCCGCTCGGAAAGCGGGCGCCGCACCGTGACCGCGCCGGAAGCACGGGACAGCATCTATTTCGGTCAATGA
- a CDS encoding aldehyde dehydrogenase, with amino-acid sequence MEQFKMRIGSEWRGASDGRTFESINPYNGEVWAEVPRGTADDVDTAVRAAHAAFRSGPWATMTASQRGMALHKIGDAIAAHAEELADLEVKDNGKLKAEMLKQMQYLPQWFYYYGGLADKIQGDVTPFDKAGIFHYSTFEPLGVVATIAPWNSPLLLAVWKIAPALAAGNTVVIKPSEFSSASSILFAKLCEEAGVPDGVVNIVTGFGKEVGEPLVGHPLVARVAFTGSEGGGRHVYENAARSFKRVSLELGGKSANIVFEDANLDDAVKGAVTAIFSATGQSCMAGSRLLVHSSIHDEFVERLVNFMKDVRLGDPMSPDTNMGPVSTQPQLEKTLYYIDVAKQEGARLVLGGHRSTRPGTENGLFVEPTIFVDVRNDMRIAQEEVFGPVVAVIKFDTEEEAIAIANDSNYGLAAGVWTRDLRRAMTVPKRLEAGSVWVNAYRLVSYLAPFGGVKASGIGRENGIRAVYEYLEAKSVFINPTPGVDNPFVLG; translated from the coding sequence ATGGAACAGTTCAAGATGCGCATCGGCAGCGAGTGGCGCGGTGCGAGCGATGGCCGGACCTTCGAAAGTATCAACCCCTACAACGGCGAAGTCTGGGCGGAGGTGCCGCGCGGCACGGCCGACGATGTCGATACGGCCGTGCGCGCGGCTCATGCTGCATTCAGGAGCGGCCCGTGGGCCACGATGACCGCGAGCCAGCGTGGCATGGCGCTTCACAAGATCGGCGATGCGATCGCCGCGCATGCAGAGGAACTCGCCGATCTGGAAGTCAAGGACAACGGCAAGCTGAAAGCCGAAATGCTGAAGCAGATGCAATATCTGCCGCAATGGTTCTACTACTACGGCGGTCTCGCCGACAAGATCCAGGGCGATGTCACGCCGTTCGATAAAGCCGGAATTTTTCACTACAGCACGTTCGAACCGCTCGGTGTAGTCGCGACGATCGCACCATGGAATTCTCCGCTGCTGCTCGCAGTGTGGAAAATCGCGCCGGCGCTCGCGGCCGGCAATACGGTCGTCATCAAGCCATCCGAATTCTCGTCGGCATCTTCCATCCTGTTTGCAAAGCTCTGCGAAGAGGCGGGCGTGCCGGACGGCGTCGTCAATATCGTGACCGGCTTCGGCAAGGAAGTCGGCGAACCGCTGGTCGGACATCCGCTCGTCGCGCGCGTCGCTTTCACCGGCAGCGAAGGCGGCGGCCGCCATGTCTACGAGAATGCGGCGCGTTCGTTCAAGCGTGTTTCGCTCGAACTGGGCGGCAAGTCGGCCAACATCGTCTTCGAGGATGCCAACCTCGACGATGCCGTGAAAGGCGCCGTCACCGCCATTTTTTCGGCAACCGGCCAAAGCTGCATGGCGGGATCGCGCCTGCTCGTGCATTCGAGCATCCATGACGAGTTCGTCGAACGGCTGGTGAATTTCATGAAGGACGTACGGCTTGGCGATCCGATGTCGCCGGATACGAACATGGGACCCGTATCGACCCAGCCGCAACTCGAAAAGACGCTGTACTACATTGATGTGGCGAAACAGGAAGGCGCACGTCTCGTGTTGGGCGGTCATCGTTCGACACGACCCGGCACGGAGAATGGCCTCTTTGTCGAGCCGACCATTTTCGTCGACGTGCGCAACGACATGCGCATCGCCCAGGAAGAAGTGTTCGGACCGGTCGTGGCCGTCATCAAGTTCGACACGGAAGAGGAAGCGATCGCCATTGCCAACGACAGCAACTATGGTCTCGCCGCCGGCGTCTGGACGCGCGACCTTCGCCGCGCGATGACGGTGCCGAAGCGGCTGGAAGCGGGCAGCGTGTGGGTCAATGCCTATCGCCTCGTCAGCTATCTCGCACCGTTCGGCGGCGTGAAGGCCTCGGGAATCGGCCGCGAAAACGGGATTCGCGCGGTTTATGAATACCTCGAGGCAAAGAGCGTGTTCATCAATCCGACGCCGGGTGTCGACAACCCGTTCGTGCTGGGCTAG
- a CDS encoding FUSC family protein, translating into MRSTWIPSRGLVMFAGRTALSAALGLLCSSLAGLHEPHWAAWTVVSLAIPARGDSLLKSLDRALGTAVGAPVGVLLVLAAHGSEPLLVGLLAAWLAACVYAGVSLRNYRAYGAVLAGYSAVIIAMSLPGESAQLFEVGKDRCFGVLIGIACALLVIVFSRDAMHSGHATRRIRHAIGAACAWTADRLAGLPRPRAIDGTGPQRLRPQLSDILALDGAVLSAAAESPALWIRAGRLRGVVSALLSLLVVSRGIERNLEEATSKGNAISDEIGAVVVEASRLLMSIARELRGDCATEPGNTSVFCSQLHALRVTLASIQAKTVVERRRIDLVSALLGATEGALRVSARLTGADESRNDDTESYPAPVYTRDRTYAVVAALRAAIALLLAGAVWMNTGWQGGPLFVAFTAIAIALFAIRPNPRHTAVHFLASGAVGAGAALLFCVTVAPHIAHPAGFALAEGCVVFLAIVLSSQLSNSFWASGFCLVFLVVSDPAAIAHTTASALSGNATGVIAGSALAAFAFHLVPSRGRESRWRKRCLKRIADTIRTLIASPVGRRTAVTHHAWQSRSIDALVRIALPAASAQEVDECMSWIEIGAELLELHNASHTDAGPLSSDARKTLGQLLADLRDIEPHAWHARLIAADAELHHTQHTDQTVLAMRARIAEIVSLLKHVAAAGIAPAQ; encoded by the coding sequence ATGCGTTCGACGTGGATACCCTCTCGCGGCCTTGTGATGTTCGCTGGCCGCACCGCGCTGTCGGCTGCGCTCGGCCTGCTCTGCTCCAGCCTGGCTGGCCTTCATGAGCCGCATTGGGCGGCGTGGACAGTCGTCTCGCTGGCGATTCCGGCACGCGGAGACAGTCTGTTGAAATCGCTCGATCGCGCGCTCGGCACGGCTGTCGGTGCGCCCGTCGGCGTGCTGCTGGTACTGGCTGCACACGGCAGCGAGCCGTTGCTGGTCGGCTTGCTGGCGGCATGGCTCGCAGCGTGTGTCTATGCGGGCGTCTCACTGCGCAATTACCGCGCGTATGGTGCCGTGCTGGCGGGTTATAGCGCGGTCATCATCGCGATGTCGTTGCCGGGCGAATCCGCACAGTTGTTCGAGGTCGGCAAGGACCGCTGCTTCGGGGTGCTCATCGGTATTGCATGCGCGTTGCTCGTCATCGTTTTTTCGCGCGACGCTATGCACAGCGGACATGCAACCCGGCGCATCCGGCATGCGATAGGCGCAGCATGCGCGTGGACTGCAGACCGGCTTGCAGGTTTGCCGCGCCCACGGGCCATCGATGGCACGGGTCCGCAACGGCTGCGCCCGCAATTGAGCGATATCCTCGCGCTTGACGGCGCGGTGCTGAGCGCGGCTGCTGAATCGCCGGCGCTGTGGATCCGTGCCGGCCGTCTGCGCGGCGTCGTGTCGGCGCTGCTCAGTTTGCTTGTGGTGTCGCGAGGCATCGAACGGAACCTGGAAGAAGCGACGTCCAAAGGGAATGCAATCAGCGACGAGATCGGGGCGGTCGTTGTCGAAGCATCGCGGTTGCTTATGTCGATCGCTCGCGAACTGCGTGGCGATTGCGCAACCGAACCCGGAAACACGTCCGTCTTTTGCTCGCAGTTGCACGCACTGCGCGTCACGCTTGCATCAATTCAGGCAAAAACTGTCGTCGAACGCCGACGCATCGATCTCGTCTCTGCGCTCCTCGGTGCGACGGAAGGGGCGCTGCGAGTGTCAGCCCGTTTGACAGGGGCCGATGAAAGTCGAAATGACGACACCGAAAGCTATCCCGCGCCCGTCTATACACGCGACCGTACTTACGCGGTAGTCGCTGCGTTACGCGCTGCGATTGCATTGCTGCTCGCTGGAGCGGTCTGGATGAACACCGGCTGGCAAGGCGGGCCGCTGTTCGTCGCATTCACGGCTATCGCGATAGCCCTCTTCGCGATCCGGCCCAACCCGCGACATACGGCAGTTCACTTTCTGGCTTCGGGCGCAGTGGGCGCGGGCGCTGCGCTGTTGTTCTGCGTAACGGTTGCGCCGCACATTGCGCATCCTGCGGGCTTTGCGCTCGCGGAAGGCTGCGTCGTTTTTCTGGCCATTGTGCTGTCGTCTCAGCTTTCGAATAGTTTCTGGGCGTCGGGTTTCTGTCTAGTGTTCCTTGTCGTGTCCGATCCAGCGGCCATTGCTCATACGACGGCGAGCGCGCTGAGCGGCAATGCGACAGGTGTGATCGCGGGCTCCGCGCTCGCCGCGTTCGCATTCCATCTCGTTCCATCACGTGGACGCGAGAGCCGGTGGCGCAAACGCTGTCTGAAACGGATCGCTGACACAATTCGGACCTTGATTGCTTCGCCCGTCGGGCGGCGAACGGCCGTGACGCATCACGCGTGGCAAAGCCGAAGCATCGACGCGCTCGTGCGGATCGCTTTGCCCGCAGCATCCGCGCAGGAAGTGGATGAATGCATGTCGTGGATCGAGATAGGAGCGGAACTGCTCGAACTACACAATGCTTCGCACACCGATGCCGGACCGCTTTCATCAGACGCGCGAAAGACACTGGGCCAATTGCTCGCGGATCTCAGAGATATCGAGCCTCATGCGTGGCACGCGCGGCTCATCGCTGCCGATGCTGAACTTCATCACACGCAGCACACAGATCAAACAGTACTCGCAATGCGCGCGAGGATTGCTGAAATCGTCTCGTTGCTGAAACACGTAGCTGCAGCGGGAATTGCACCGGCGCAATGA
- a CDS encoding ester cyclase yields the protein MARQNSVQLAEKFWREVWQLRNPHAADHLVSDDFTVTSGGVEIKSRETFKKWVAAFLASIAEFKFDVIETFQNETGDRVVSRWRVTGKNNGFMGSEPSGLPIDMTGTAVLHVGEDGLLRHNWVERSALEVLRSVATRNGIAVQAEPTSSESGR from the coding sequence ATGGCAAGGCAGAATTCAGTCCAGCTCGCCGAGAAGTTTTGGCGTGAAGTGTGGCAATTGCGCAATCCGCACGCGGCAGACCATCTGGTCTCTGACGACTTCACGGTCACCTCGGGCGGAGTCGAGATCAAGTCGCGCGAAACGTTCAAGAAGTGGGTTGCTGCATTCCTCGCCAGCATCGCTGAGTTCAAGTTCGATGTGATCGAGACGTTTCAGAACGAAACAGGCGACCGGGTGGTCAGTCGATGGCGGGTTACGGGAAAGAACAACGGCTTCATGGGTTCAGAACCATCGGGCTTACCGATCGACATGACGGGAACGGCGGTCCTGCACGTTGGCGAGGACGGACTGCTGCGGCACAACTGGGTAGAACGTAGTGCGCTGGAAGTTCTACGCAGTGTGGCTACGCGAAATGGCATCGCTGTGCAGGCGGAGCCGACATCAAGCGAGT